In a single window of the Anabas testudineus chromosome 17, fAnaTes1.2, whole genome shotgun sequence genome:
- the LOC113172502 gene encoding tissue factor-like, with the protein MASLIYVFYLGVCLSAWVTKIADSNVPKAENVRWVSLDFKTILTWTANASDHTYTVLYSWDDNNWNESPNCIQVSESECDLTNEFLAYDRAYSADIKTEPVMDYNNDQEELPHTFSPKFNPYRQSNISAVKFTVRAVDESRVMVNITDHLTGIYKDAKQLSIRDVLRNGLKYKISYWKSGSTGKRDIISDSSIAEVSELDAGVSYCFMVAAYIPSRTKTKQHGAWSKQHCTHGQRNTLQELSVGAWVGAVFSLFTVIIIVVTVTVLCCRQRNKPLHTSQSSQPI; encoded by the exons atgGCCTCTCTTATATATGTGTTTTATCTGGGAGTCTGTCTATCTGCGTGGGTCACCAAAATTGCAG ATTCAAACGTTCCAAAAGCAGAGAATGTTCGATGGGTGTCGCTGGACTTTAAAACTATCCTCACGTGGACTGCCAATGCGTCTGACCACACGTACACTGTCTTATACTCAtg GGATGATAATAACTGGAATGAGAGTCCTAACTGCATCCAAGTGTCAGAATCAGAATGTGATCTCACCAATGAATTTCTAGCCTACGACAG GGCCTACTCTGCTGATATTAAAACAGAACCTGTGATGGACTATAATAATGACCAGGAAGAGTTACCTCACACTTTTTCCCCAAAATTTAACCCCTATAGACAAA GTAATATCAGTGCTGTAAAATTCACTGTGCGGGCTGTGGATGAGAGCAGAGTAATGGTCAACATCACAGATCATCTGACTGGTATTTATAAGGATGCAAAGCAGCTCAGCATTAGAGATGTTCTAAGAAATGGCCTCAAATACAAGATCAGCTACTGGAAGTCTGGAAGTACAGGCAAG AGAGACATCATATCTGACTCCAGTATAGCAGAGGTATCAGAACTGGATGCAGGTGTCAGTTATTGCTTCATGGTAGCAGCCTACATACCCTCCAGAACCAAAACCAAGCAGCACGGTGCCTGGAGCAAACAGCATTGTACACATGGACAAAGAAACACTCTACAAG AGTTGAGTGTTGGAGCATGGGTTGGTGCAGTCTTCAGTCTGTTCACAGTCATCATCATCGTTGTTACAGTGACGGTCCTCTGctgcagacaaagaaacaaacccCTCCATACATCTCAGTCATCACAACCCATTTAA